In Candidatus Woesearchaeota archaeon, the genomic stretch AAGAAGCTGACGAGCCTGAAGGCGACTGTATTGAGGGATGGGAAAGAGGTCCAGGTCGGCACAAAGGATCTTGTTCCTGGTGATATCATAATCCTGGAAGAGGGCTCTAAGGTCCCTGCAGACGCAAGGCTGGTTTCATTGGCGAACATGGAGATTGATGAATCTGCGCTCACAGGAGAATCGACTCCTGTGACAAAATATATCAGGACTCTGGATGAGAAGACTGCTCTTGCTGAGCGCATCAATATGATCTTCTCTGGCACTATTGTCACCAAAGGGAAAGGGAAAGCAGTTGTCACAGGCACTGGCATGGAGACAGAGATAGGCAGGATTGCGAAGATGATACAGGAGACTGATGATAAGCAGACGCCTCTCCAGATGAAATTGGACAGGTTCGGCAAGATGCTGGGCTATCTCGTCCTTGCCATATGTTTTGTCGTCTTCATAATAGGCTATCTGTCAGGTGAAGGCACCTTGATGGAGGTGTTCCTGGCTGCTGTGGCTCTTGCTGTGGCTGCTGTTCCTGAAGGCCTGCCTGCAGTTGTCACCATCTCGCTTGGGTTGGGTGTCCAGAGGATGGTGAAGAAGAAGGCCTTGGTGAGGAAGCTTGCGAGTGTCGAGACTCTTGGCAGCACGACTGTGATCTGCACTGATAAGACCGGCACTCTCACTCTCAACAAGATGACTGTTGAGAAGATGTATGTCAATGATAGGATAATTGATGTCTCAGGCCTTGGCTATTCCACAGAAGGGAAATTTTCTGTGGACGGCAAGGAGGCTGATCATAAGGTGATTGAGCTTATTCTGAGCATCGGCGCATTGTGCAATGACGCATCCATCCAGGGTGATCAGCAGATTGGTGACCCGACTGAGGTTGCTCTCATCGTATCTGCGGCTAAGGCTGGCATTTTCAAGGATGCATTGAACGCCCAGTATCCCAGGAAGGATGAGCTTCCTTTTGATTCTGTTAGGAAGATAATGACTACTGAGCATGAGATAAAGGGTGCTCGATATGCTTATACTAAAGGGGCCCCCGATGAGCTGCTCAAGAGATGCGCCTACATCCTGAAGGATGGTACTGAGATGAGGATAAGCGAAGCAGACAAGCAGAGAATCCTTGGCATGAATGAGCAGTTTGCCAACAAGGCATTGAGGGTGCTCGGCTTTGCTTACAAGAAGCTCACAGGTGATCTCAACGAGCAGAGCCTTACTTTTGTCGGCCTTCAGGGCATGATCGACTTGCCCAGGGAAGAGGCAAAGCAGGCGATTGGGAGATGCGCTACTGCCGGCATCAAGGTTGTCATGATAACAGGTGATCATGTCCTCACTGCAAAGGCTGTTGCTGAGAAGCTCGGCCTGAAGGGGAAGGCGATGACAGGGCATGATATCGATGCTTCTGCTAACATCGATGATTTTGTTGAAGATGTCAATATCTATGCGAGAGTGTCTCCGAAGCACAAGGTCAGGATTGTTGAAGCCTTGCAGCGCAAGGGGCATATTGTCGCGATGACAGGTGATGGTGTCAATGATGCGCCTGCCCTGAAGATGGCGGATATAGGCGTTTGCGTCGGTTCTGGCACTGATGTGGCTAAAGAGGCTTCTAAGATGGTTCTCATGGATGACAATTTCGCTTCGATTGTGAATGCTGTAGAGGAGGGCAGGAACATCTATGATAATATCAAGAAATCCATCTTTTATCTTCTGTCCTGCAACACAGGTGAGGTTCTCACGATTTTCGTCGCCATCCTGATGAAATTCTCTCTCCCTTTGCTGGCCATCCAGATACTCTGGATGAATCTTGTGACAGATGGCCTGCCGGCATTGGCGCTGGCTGTGGATCCTCCGGCTGAGGATATCATGAAGAGGAAGCCGAGGAATCCGAAGGAGTACATAATCACGAGGATGAATGGGATCTTCCTGGTCATTGTCGGCGTTGTGATGATGATAGGGACATTGTATGTATTCAGGATGTTCTATGATTCAGGCATGGAGTATGCAAGGACAATGGCCTTCACGACAATCGTGTTGTTCCAGATGGTCAACATCTTCAACACAAGGTCTGATCATGAGTCTGCTTTCAGGCATTTCTTCAGGAACAGGTGGCTCTGGGGAGCTATTGCAGTCTCACTGCTGCTGCACTTCATGGTCGTCTACAGCCCATTGAGCTCTTATTTCAAGACTGTGCCTCTTGGATTTGCTGATCTTGGCATCTCTCTTGGGATTGCTGCGAGCCTGTTGGTTGTTGGGGAGATTGTGAAGATGTTCATGAGGAAGTACTCCAACAGGGCAGAAGGGACTTATTATTCCTGATTTTTTCTTGTTTTTTTATCTTCTTTTTTTATCTTCTTGTCTTACTCTATTCTTCATGTTTTGTTATCTTCTTTTTTCTTCTTGTCTTATTTTCATTTTTCCCTGTTTAATTATGTTTTTCTTGTTTTGTTATATCTTTCTTGTTTTGTTATATCTTTCATATTTTATTGCATTCTTTCCTGAAAAGATTTAAATACACCGCAATTTAACTTATTTATATGGCAGTCCAGGACTACTTTTTTGGAGAATTGATTGAGTATATCAAGAGGAATAGGCCTGACAAGGATCAGCTGATGAAAGAGAAGGTCAAGCTCTGCTCAAAATATCACATCAAGGATATTCCTACTGATATCCGGATATACATGAATGCGATGAAAGAAGATGCCCACATCATCAGGAAGTATTTGATCACCAAGCCGACAAGAACCATTTCAGGGGTCTCGGTTGTGGCAATAATGACAAAGCCGGCAAAGTGCCCTCATGGCAGATGCATCTTCTGCCCTGGAGGCACTGAATCTTTTTTCGGTGATGTACCCCAGTCTTATACTGGCAGGGAACCGGCGACAATGCGCGCCATCAGGGCAAATTTTGATCCATATCTGCAGGTATTCAATCGTCTTGAGCAGTATGTCGTCCTCGGCCAGATGCCGGAGAAGATTGAGCTGATTGTCATGGGAGGCACTTTCCCATCGATGCCTATAAGGTATCAGGATGAGTTCATCGCCTATGCATACAAGGCCATGAATGATTTCTCTCAGGTTTTTGGAGACAGGTTTGATCTTGAGAGGTTCAAGGTATTCTTTGAGCTGCCGGCTGATGTCAATAGCCCTGGACGCACTCTGAAGATCCAGGAGAAGATCCTGAAGATGAAAGGCAAGGCAGTTCTTGGGAAGGAGCAGTCAAGGAATGAGAGATCTGCAGTGAGATGTGTCGGCCTGACTATCGAGACAAGGCCGGATTATGGCAGGCTTAAGCATGGCAATCAGATGCTGAAGCTTGGCTGTACACGTGTTGAGCTTGGCGTCCAGACCACAAGAGAGAAATTTTTGGTGAGCAGTGAGAGAGGCCACACGCTCAAGGATTCTGTTGATTCGATCAGGATTCTGAAGGATCTTGGTTTTAAGCTTAATTTCCATTTCATGCTCGGCCTTCCCGGCTCTGATCAGGGAACAGACTTGGAGATGCTCAGAGAGCTCTTCTCAGATCCTGGATTCAGGCCTGATATGTTGAAGATATACCCATGCATGGTGATGCCTGGCACAAGGCTCTATGATCTCTATCTCGCAAAGAAGTACAAGCCGATCACTACAGGAGAAGCAGTCGACATAATAGCTTCTTTCAAGGGATTTGTCCCTGAATACTGCCGGATAATGAGGGTTCAGAGGGATATTCCTACAAATGTCACAAAAGCAGGTGTTGATAGGACCAATCTTCGCCAGTATGTGGTTGACGAGATGAAAGATAGAGGCACCAGATGCCGATGCATAAGATGCAGAGAAGCAGGAAGGGCTGCCAGGATTGGGCGGATCAGCATCATGTCAAGAGAGTATGATTCATCCGGAGGGAAAGAATTCTTCATTTCTGCTGAGGATAAGAAGAATGATGTGCTTGTCGGATTCTGCAGGATGCGGTTTCCTTCAGGATCAGAGAGGAAGGAGATCACAAAAGACGCAGCCTTGATCAGGGAGCTTCATGTCTATGGCACCCAGCTCCGGCTTGGAAAGAGATCCGGTTCATCCATGCAGCATAAGGGATATGGCCAGAGGCTGCTCAGGAAGGCTGAAGATCTGGCAAAGAGGCATGGGAAGAAGAAGATTGTCGTCATCAGCGGTGTCGGTGCCAGGGAGTATTACAAGAAGCTGGGCTACAGGAGGCAAGGGCCTTATATGGTCAGATATATTCATTGATCAGTTGCATCATTTTTCAGAAAATTTAATAAATGGGTTCTCGCATGAAGAATTATGTCAATATACAAACCGCTTATGATCTCTGATTTTTCTCAGGCAGTTCATGTACCAATGGATGGCATAATCGCAGTCAGAGAATGCCTGCCGGAGATTGATGAGGATGTTGATAGGATTCTCATCTCTCCTGCTTGTCTTGATGCAAGGATCAAGGCTCTTGCAGATCAGATAAGGGATCATTATCATGATCATGGCGAACTGGTCATGATTACATTGCTTGACGGGGCCAGGCCTTTTTCAGATGCTCTTCAGAGATGCATCGGGGATATCCCGGGAACCAATGTCAGAAGGGACACTTTGAGGGTCAAGTCATATGATGGCACTGCCTCTACTGGAAGATATGAGGTGCTTAAGCATCTTGATATTGATATCAAGGGGAAGCATGCATTGGTGATTGAGGATATCATAGACACTGGAGGCACCTTGGTGTTTGTCAATGATTATCTTCGGAGAAAGGATCCGGGTTCAATACAATGGGCAGCTCTTCTCGACAAGAAGGTTAGGCCTCAGATGCCGAGGATAAAAGCTGACTTCACTGGTTTCATAATACCCCACGAGTTTGTCATCGGCTTCGGCCTTGACAAGGATGATGATTATCGCGATCTACCGTATGTCGGGGTCTATGGTGGTTAGACAATGGGGAGATATGTGTTAAGCTCCCATTTTGTTACTTGAGTCCGGTATGAATCCCATTCCTTCATCTTGGCTTTGATGTATTTTTTCTTGGTTTCTGCGCCTAGTTTATCAGTGATTGTGCCTTGCTCGAAAAGCAGCACCGCATCATGGAGGCTTCCTGGAAGCATCTCGATGCCTTTCTGGACCCGCTCTTCATAATTGAATTTGTATACGTCATCACTCTGCGGATCATCCAGGATCAGTTTCCTTTTGATGCCGTCAAGGCCTGCCCAGAGCATCATGGCAAATGCCATGTAAGGGTTGCAGCTCGGATCCGGGCATCTTATCTCTGCTCTTGTGCTCTGCTCTCTTCCGGGGCTGTATCGGGGTATCCTGATGAGGGCGCTCCTGTTCTTCTGCCCCCAGCATATGTAGACTGGAGCTTCATATCCGGGAACCAGCCGTTTGTACGAGTTCACTGTCGGGTTGGTCACTGCAGTGATATGCTTGATATGCTTGAACTGCCCTGATATGAATGATTTGGCTGTGTCAGACAATTTGTGGCTGTCCTTTTCATCGAAGAATATGTTCTTTCCTGATCTGTCGAAGAGGCTCTGATGCACATGCATCCCGCTCCCGTTTATTCCGAATATGGGTTTCGGCATGAATGATGCGAATGTTCCGTGTCTTTGTGCGATGGATTTTATCGCTGACTTCATGATTATTACCCTGTCTGCGGTCTCAAGAGCCCCTCCATACTTGAAGTCTATCTCATGCTGGCCGTCTGCGACTTCGTGATGGCTCATCTCGACATCTATGCCCATCGCAGTGACGGCCTTGACCATCTCTCTTCTTATCAGAACAGCTTGATCCCGGGTGCTGTTGTCGAAATAGCCGGCTGTATCGTGGGGTATGGGCTCTGGGTTCTGCTTGTCACCGTTACGGAAAAGGAAGAACTCGAGCTCTGGTCCGACCATGTACTCGTATCCCATCAAGTTGGCGTCTGATATGGCTCGTTTGAGGATGAATCTTGGATCGCCCTCAAAAGGCTTTCCATCCGGTGTGAAGATATCACACATCATCTGCGCTATCCTTGCCTGCTCCCAGGCCACTGGATTGTATGTGGATGGGTCTGGCATGAGATACATGTCGCTCTCAGATATCCTCGTGAATCCCTCTATTGAGCTTCCGTCGAACCATATGCCTTTCTCGAATGCTTCAGGCACCCGTTCGCTTGTTATGGTCACGCTTTTGATCTGACCGAGGAAATCAGTGAAGATGAGATTGATCTCCTCTATGCTGTCATCCTTGATTTTCTGCAGGACATCTCTTGTTTCCATTATGCCACCTCGCAATGAGAGGCTTTGTCTAATTAACATATTTAATATTTTCTATGATTATTGTTAACAAAATAACATAAAAAATAAAAAAATATTTATATTTGTTAATATTTTACCTGAAAAGCAAAGTGAAGATTAACAAAATGACACCGGACAGGATTGACAGGAAGATACTTAATCTGCTTCTTCAGGATTCCAGGAGCAGTTACAGGGACATTGCAAAGAAGGTTGATGTCTCAGTAGTGACTGTGATGAACAGGATAAAGAGACTGGAAGCTGATGGGATTATCAGGCAATACACCGCTTTTCTGGACTATGACAAGATCGGATATGATATCACTGTGATTGTCGAACTGCGGGTTGAGAAAGGCAGGCTTTTCCAGGTTGAGAAGAGGCTCGCTGGCATCCCGAATGTCGTGGCAGTCTATGATATCACAGGTCATTTTGATGTGCTTGTCATTGCAAAGTTCAGGAACAGGAAATCGCTGGATGTTTTCCTCAAGCAGATCCAGTCTTATGATTTTGTGCAGAGGACAGAAACAAAGCTGGTTCTCAATATAATGAAAGAGAGATTCCTGGACATCTGAGATGGGGATTCTCATCGTATCAATATCAAAGGCGATCATATGCTGGTGTTGCCATTGGAGGAATAATAAGCCCCACCATTCTTCCTCTCGCAGCTGAGTCTTCCTGATTCAAGCAGTTCCCTGACATAATTGTTTGTCCTGAACCCGAGGTCTTTTGTCATCTGGAGAGGGGTTGCCGAGCCTTGCTCAAGATATATGATGATGCATTCCATCCTTGCTTGCGGGCTCTGCTTGGTGTAGAATGACTGTGATTGCTTGTAGAGGTCTATCAGGTGTCTTCTTCCATGATCTGTCATTTCCTTCAATGAGTATCTTGTGTCCCAGCCGTTTGCCAGGCAGAGCACTGGCATTAGAAAATCCTCGAAGAGTTTGCATCCTGCTGCACTTGGCAGATATCTTGTCTCTCTCCTGTTGACTGGATTTCTCTGCAATAATCCTGCTTCGACAAGTCCGTCAATGCTCTGGTAGAATGAAGGGTATGTTGTGTCTAATGTATGGAATAGGTCTGTGCTCTTTGTTATCCCATTGCTTATCTGATAGAGCAGGTACATCCTTCTGACTGGCAGGCCGCAGGTCGGGTCCTCATTCACATTGCACCCGCTGCTTCCCAGGATGGAATGCATGCTGGAATTCATGTCTAGAGCAGTCTGAAGGGCGATCTTTGCTGCATCCCTTATGTTCTCCTGCCGCATCCTGTAGGCAAATACTGGCTGGCCGAATTTCTGGCGGAATTCATGGTCGCTTTCCTGTTCCCTGAATTCGATCGGCTTGTGTACATCAGCTTTTTCTTCATTTTCCGCATCAGCTCCAAGTCTTCTCAGATGCCTTGTGATTGTCCTCCTTGTGGGTTCAGCCCTTGCGCCGTTGAAAAGCGCTGCATATGATTCCCAGATCTCAGGTCCCGGTGTGAATTGGGATGGCACTAGTTCTGCCAGGAGAAGGCTGATGACTTCGCTGTTGAAGTGTCTGAATATGGAAAAATCATCTGGTGTTGGATGGGACATGGCAAAAGTGGCTATGAAGGACCTTTATAAGCATTATTATAGAGCATTATATTTATAAGTAAGAAAATAATTCATGCTTCATGCCATGGGAACTCAAGAGATGGGAGAATTCTGATGATATTGAATTCAAGCCGGCTTTCATTGAAAGATACTCAGCCCTGACTGATTTTGACAAGTTCAAGGAATATTCATTGTCTTTTCTCAGGAAATCAATCAGGATAAACACTCTTAAGAAGCCGGTCTCTGAGATTAGGGACAGGCTTATCAGCAAGGGTTGGGAGCTCGAGCAGATTCCCTGGTGCAAAGAAGGTTTCTGGATAAGGGGAGAGCGCCGTGATGTGGGAAATCTCTCTGAGCATATCCTTGGATATTTCTATGTTCAGGAAGCTGCTTCCATGATACCTCCTATTGTCCTCCAGCCAGAACCAGGTGAACTGGTGCTTGATATGGCTGCTGCGCCTGGCTCCAAGACGACCCAGATTGCTGCGATGATGCAGAACAGGGGCCTTCTCATCGCGAATGAGGTCGACGGATTGAGGATCAAGGCTCTCGGCATCAATCTCATGCGCTCAGGTGTCCTGAATGCAGTAATCACTAAGATGGATGGCCTGAATTTTGCGAACAAGGATATCAGGTTTGACAGGATCCTGCTTGATGCCCCGTGTTCTGCAACAGGCACGATAAGGAAATCATTGAAGACCATAAGCATGTGGAATCCGCAGAGCCTGAAGCGTTTGCCTGCCCTGCAGAAGAAGCTTATCCAGACAGCTTTCAACTCGCTCAGGCCCGGGGGCACTCTTGTGTACAGCACCTGCACTCTTGAGCCTGAGGAAGACGAAGGCGTCATTGATCATCTGCTCAGGGA encodes the following:
- a CDS encoding calcium-translocating P-type ATPase, SERCA-type yields the protein MRYYAQEIDKVYDDLKTGEHGLKSLDVQQRLQKHGPNEIKETKKISPVKIFLDQFMDFIIWILIGATIISFVIGETVDAIVILIILIINAILGFVQEYKAEKAIEALKKLTSLKATVLRDGKEVQVGTKDLVPGDIIILEEGSKVPADARLVSLANMEIDESALTGESTPVTKYIRTLDEKTALAERINMIFSGTIVTKGKGKAVVTGTGMETEIGRIAKMIQETDDKQTPLQMKLDRFGKMLGYLVLAICFVVFIIGYLSGEGTLMEVFLAAVALAVAAVPEGLPAVVTISLGLGVQRMVKKKALVRKLASVETLGSTTVICTDKTGTLTLNKMTVEKMYVNDRIIDVSGLGYSTEGKFSVDGKEADHKVIELILSIGALCNDASIQGDQQIGDPTEVALIVSAAKAGIFKDALNAQYPRKDELPFDSVRKIMTTEHEIKGARYAYTKGAPDELLKRCAYILKDGTEMRISEADKQRILGMNEQFANKALRVLGFAYKKLTGDLNEQSLTFVGLQGMIDLPREEAKQAIGRCATAGIKVVMITGDHVLTAKAVAEKLGLKGKAMTGHDIDASANIDDFVEDVNIYARVSPKHKVRIVEALQRKGHIVAMTGDGVNDAPALKMADIGVCVGSGTDVAKEASKMVLMDDNFASIVNAVEEGRNIYDNIKKSIFYLLSCNTGEVLTIFVAILMKFSLPLLAIQILWMNLVTDGLPALALAVDPPAEDIMKRKPRNPKEYIITRMNGIFLVIVGVVMMIGTLYVFRMFYDSGMEYARTMAFTTIVLFQMVNIFNTRSDHESAFRHFFRNRWLWGAIAVSLLLHFMVVYSPLSSYFKTVPLGFADLGISLGIAASLLVVGEIVKMFMRKYSNRAEGTYYS
- a CDS encoding tRNA uridine(34) 5-carboxymethylaminomethyl modification radical SAM/GNAT enzyme Elp3 — translated: MAVQDYFFGELIEYIKRNRPDKDQLMKEKVKLCSKYHIKDIPTDIRIYMNAMKEDAHIIRKYLITKPTRTISGVSVVAIMTKPAKCPHGRCIFCPGGTESFFGDVPQSYTGREPATMRAIRANFDPYLQVFNRLEQYVVLGQMPEKIELIVMGGTFPSMPIRYQDEFIAYAYKAMNDFSQVFGDRFDLERFKVFFELPADVNSPGRTLKIQEKILKMKGKAVLGKEQSRNERSAVRCVGLTIETRPDYGRLKHGNQMLKLGCTRVELGVQTTREKFLVSSERGHTLKDSVDSIRILKDLGFKLNFHFMLGLPGSDQGTDLEMLRELFSDPGFRPDMLKIYPCMVMPGTRLYDLYLAKKYKPITTGEAVDIIASFKGFVPEYCRIMRVQRDIPTNVTKAGVDRTNLRQYVVDEMKDRGTRCRCIRCREAGRAARIGRISIMSREYDSSGGKEFFISAEDKKNDVLVGFCRMRFPSGSERKEITKDAALIRELHVYGTQLRLGKRSGSSMQHKGYGQRLLRKAEDLAKRHGKKKIVVISGVGAREYYKKLGYRRQGPYMVRYIH
- a CDS encoding hypoxanthine phosphoribosyltransferase, producing the protein MSIYKPLMISDFSQAVHVPMDGIIAVRECLPEIDEDVDRILISPACLDARIKALADQIRDHYHDHGELVMITLLDGARPFSDALQRCIGDIPGTNVRRDTLRVKSYDGTASTGRYEVLKHLDIDIKGKHALVIEDIIDTGGTLVFVNDYLRRKDPGSIQWAALLDKKVRPQMPRIKADFTGFIIPHEFVIGFGLDKDDDYRDLPYVGVYGG
- the glnA gene encoding type I glutamate--ammonia ligase, with amino-acid sequence METRDVLQKIKDDSIEEINLIFTDFLGQIKSVTITSERVPEAFEKGIWFDGSSIEGFTRISESDMYLMPDPSTYNPVAWEQARIAQMMCDIFTPDGKPFEGDPRFILKRAISDANLMGYEYMVGPELEFFLFRNGDKQNPEPIPHDTAGYFDNSTRDQAVLIRREMVKAVTAMGIDVEMSHHEVADGQHEIDFKYGGALETADRVIIMKSAIKSIAQRHGTFASFMPKPIFGINGSGMHVHQSLFDRSGKNIFFDEKDSHKLSDTAKSFISGQFKHIKHITAVTNPTVNSYKRLVPGYEAPVYICWGQKNRSALIRIPRYSPGREQSTRAEIRCPDPSCNPYMAFAMMLWAGLDGIKRKLILDDPQSDDVYKFNYEERVQKGIEMLPGSLHDAVLLFEQGTITDKLGAETKKKYIKAKMKEWDSYRTQVTKWELNTYLPIV
- a CDS encoding Lrp/AsnC family transcriptional regulator; this translates as MKINKMTPDRIDRKILNLLLQDSRSSYRDIAKKVDVSVVTVMNRIKRLEADGIIRQYTAFLDYDKIGYDITVIVELRVEKGRLFQVEKRLAGIPNVVAVYDITGHFDVLVIAKFRNRKSLDVFLKQIQSYDFVQRTETKLVLNIMKERFLDI
- a CDS encoding NOL1/NOP2/sun family putative RNA methylase, which encodes MPWELKRWENSDDIEFKPAFIERYSALTDFDKFKEYSLSFLRKSIRINTLKKPVSEIRDRLISKGWELEQIPWCKEGFWIRGERRDVGNLSEHILGYFYVQEAASMIPPIVLQPEPGELVLDMAAAPGSKTTQIAAMMQNRGLLIANEVDGLRIKALGINLMRSGVLNAVITKMDGLNFANKDIRFDRILLDAPCSATGTIRKSLKTISMWNPQSLKRLPALQKKLIQTAFNSLRPGGTLVYSTCTLEPEEDEGVIDHLLRDNPDARIMPIELDIERSDPVIEFEGRAYSDEVKKCLRIWPQDNDTEGFFVAKIMKN